CCGAAGCCGGCGTTTCGGTCTATTTCGGCCGACGGCCCACCCGCGGAAGCTTGACGTAGCGGCAGTTTGAGAACCGCCCTCGCCATGCTATGCTCCCCGGCATGGACAAGACCGCCCGCCGATATACCGTGTTGCCGCTGGCGCTCATCGCGCTCGGCCTCGGCGTCATGGCCGCCACCGCCGCCTTCGCGGGATGGCTGGAGCATGGGACGGCGATCTTCCTCAGCCTTGCCGAATCCGGCATGTCCTGGTGTTTCTGATCACGATTGCGAGAGCACGCCGCCTTGTCCGTCCTTGCGGCAATTGGCGCGTTTGCGCGGTGTCCGGCAAGGGACTATGAAACCTGGCAAGCGGCACCAAGCCTCTCCCGTTTCTTCGAAGGATCGCCATGAAGACCCTGCGCCTCGTACTCTGGATCGCCGTCGCGCTCGTCGCGGCCCTGCTCGGCTGGCTGACGCTGGAAATGACCCGGACCAAGGAACAGGTCGCGAGCGGCCCGTTCGGCGTGCCCTTCGAACTCGTCGCGCAGGACGGCAAGCCGATCACCGAGAAGGCCTTCACCGGCAAGCCCTCCGCCCTCTTCTTCGGCTTCACCCATTGCCCGGAAGTGTGCCCGACGACCCTCTTCGAACTCGACGGCTGGCTTTCCAAGGTCGATCCGGACGGCTCGAAGCTCCAGGCCTATTTCGTGACCGTCGACCCCGAGCGCGACACGCCGGAGCTCGTCGGCCAGTATGTCGGCAATGTCTCCAAGCGCATCACCGGCATTTCCGGCGATCCGGCCAAGGTGCTGGAGATGGCGAAGGGCTTCCGCGTCTATTACCGCAAGGTGCCGCTCGACGAGGCCAAGCCCGACGGCGACTACACGATGGACCATACCGCCTCCGTCTACCTGCTCGATGCGAACGGCCGCTTCACCGGCACCATCGCCTATGGCGAAAATCCCGAGGTCGCGGAGCAGAAGCTCGCCAACCTGATCAAGCGGTAAGATCGGCCTTTGCCCTCGGCTTTCGGACATGCTAGGCGGACCTGAAACAACAGGAAGCCGACCCGTGAGCGAAATCCGCCTCTACATCTCCACCACCGAAAGGAAAGCGGACGTCGCGCTTTCGCTGATGACCGACGCCTTCGAGGAAGAGGGCTACGCCATCGCGACGATGGAGATCGACGAGAAGAACGATATCTGGGAAGCCTCCGTCTACATGTTCCGGCCGGACGAGGCGGAAATCCACCAGCGCTTCGCCGCCCTGCTCGAAAACGATTTCCCCGGCGTCGAGATTCAGCGCGAGGAACTGCCGGACATCGACTGGATCGCCAAGTCGCTGGAAGGCCTGAAGCCCGTGCGGGCCGGCCGCTTCGTCGTGCACGGCTCGCATGACCGGGGCACCCCGCGCGCCGGCGAGATCGGCATCGAGATCGATGCCGGCCAGGCCTTCGGCACCGGCCATCACGGCACGACCGCCGGCTGCCTCGAAGTCATCTTCAACGTGATGCGCGCCCGCAAGGTCAAGCGCGTGCTCGACCTCGGCACAGGCAGCGGCGTGCTCGCCATCGCCGCGCGCAAGCTGGCGCCCGTTCAGGTGCTCGCCACCGACATCGACCCCGTCGCCACCCGCGTCGCCCGTGAGAACGTGCGCCTCAACGGCATCGCCTCGGGCATCGCGCTGGAAACCGCCCCCGGCTTCCACTCCACCGCCTTCGGCCGCCACGGCCCCTTCGACCTCATCATCGCCAATATCCTAGCCCGCCCGCTGATGCGCATGGCCCCGCAGCTTGCCGCCCAGCTCGCCCCGAACGGCGACGTCATCCTGTCGGGCATCCTCGCCTCGCAGCGCTGGAAGGTGCTCGCCGCCTATAACGGCGCGGGCCTGCGCCATGTGAAGACCATCTGGCGCGAGGGCTGGGTGACGATCCACCTCGACAACCGTCGCTGAGCCACCCGCGGCGGAGTGCTTCGCACGCCGCCGCCTCGTCACCGGAATCAAGGCAAAAGAAAAGGCGGTGCCAGAGGCACCGCCTATGGGCCGGCGAACCGACCTGCCCGCGAGCTTGAGGAGGAGGAGTGCTCAAGCGGGCCTATGCGTTCCGAGCGCCTTCCCGGAGGAGGGAGGAGGAGTGACCGGCAAGACGCCTGATCGGAACACCTAGCTATATGCGTTACGAAGGACTGGAGGAACTTTCGCTTCGTTTCGCTTGAAGCGCGTTTCAAGTTCGCTTCGTTGGAGCTGCTTATAATCTATAAAAAAAATAGAAATAGCCCCTTTTGACGAATGGGTGCCATGCGCCAGGCGCATAAGTCCAATATGATACCTCTTACAGTCCTGTTTTCCCGCCTTTGACGCACGATATCGATGGGCTAGATTGCGGGCACGATTCATAGCCCTACCGGATGTCTCCCATGTTCCAGAGTTTCGACGTCACCTCCACGCCCCAGTTCGGCCGCGAGCGGGCCGACGCCCTGCGCGCCACCTTCGATGCGCTCGGCATCGACGGCTTCCTCGTGCCGCGGGCGGACGAATATCAGGGAGAATACGTGCCGGCCTCCGCCGAGCGTCTTTCCTGGCTGACGGGCTTCACCGGCTCGGCCGGCGTCGCGCTGGTCATGCGCGGCAAGGCCGTGGTCTTCGTCGACGGCCGCTACGTCACGCAGCTTGCTGAACAGGTGGACGGCAGCGTCTATACCGGCGGCGACCTCGTCGGCGAACCGCCGCATCTCTGGCTGCAGCACCACGCACCGAAGGGTTTCCGTCTCGGTATCGACCCGTGGCTGCATACGGGCGCGGAAGTGCGCCGGCTGGAAAAGGCGCTGGCCGGCCTCGGCGGCGCGCTCGTCTTCCTGCCCTATAACCCGCTCGACAAGGCCTGGACGGGCCGCCCGAGCGAGCCGCTCGGTCGTGTCGCCATCCAGGCCATCGAGCATGCCGGCGAACTCGCCAGGGACAAGCTCGTGACGATGGCCGAGGCGACGGCGAAGGCCGGCGCGGATGCGCTCGCCGTCACCGACCCCTCCTCCATCGCGTGGATCTTCAACATCCGCGGCAGCGACGTGCCGCACACGCCCCATCCGCTGGCCCGCGCCATCATTCCGGCAAGCGGCCGCCCGCAGCTCTTCCTAGACAAGCGCAAGACCGGCATCGAGCAGGAAGCCTACCTCACCCAGCTCGCCGACCTCGTGCCCCCCTCGCAGTTCGACGAGGCCATCGCGGCACTGGCGGCCGCAGGCAAGCGCATCCTCATCGATCCCGATCAGGCGCCCTTCGCGCTGGCCGAGATCGTGCGCGCCAAGGGCGGCACGCTGGTGGAGGCCGTCGATCCGGCCCGCCTGCCCCGCGCCTGCAAGAACAAGGTCGAACTCGAAGGCTCCGCCCGCGCCCATCTGCAGGACGGCGCGGCGATGGTCGAATTCCTCGCCTGGCTGGACGGCACCACACCCGGCACGGTGACGGAGATCGCCGCGACAAAGAAGCTGGAGGACGTGCGCCGCAGCGTCGGCGAGCGCCAGCAGAACCCGCTCAAGGACGTTTCCTTCGACACGATCGCCGGCGCCGGCGCCCATGCCGCCATCATGCATTACCGCGTGACGACGGCCACCGATGCCGCAATCGAACCGGGCACGATGTTCCTCATCGATTCCGGCGCACAATATATCAACGGCACGACGGACATCACGCGCACGGTCGCCATCGGCGCGGTGCCGGAGGAGCAGAAGCGCTTCTTCACGCTGGTCCTGAAGGGCATGATCGCCATCAGCCTCGCCCGTTTCCCGAAGGGCACGCGCGGCTGCGATCTCGATCCCCTCGCCCGCATTTCACTCTGGAAGGCCGGCGCGGATTTCGCCCACGGCACCGGCCATGGCGTCGGCTCGTATCTTTCGGTGCATGAGGGTCCGCAGCGCATCTCGCGGCTTTCGACGCAGGAGCTGCTTGCCGGCATGATCCTCTCGAACGAGCCGGGTTACTATCGCCCCGGCAGCTTCGGCATCCGCATCGAAAATCTTGTCCATGTGCTGCCGGCCGCGCCCGTTCCGGGCGGCGACATTAACATGCTCGGCTTCGAGACGCTGACCTTCTGCCCCATCGACCGCCGGCTCGTCCTGCCCGCCCTGATGACGGACGAGGAACTGGACTGGCTCAATGCCTACCACGCGGAAACGCGTGAAAAGCTCCTGCCGCTCCTGTCGGACGACGCGACGAAGGCCTGGCTGGAAAAGGCGACGGCCTCTATCAGCCGATGATGAAGTAACGCAGGATCATCACGACGATCCAGCCGACCGCCAGCATCGGCAGCAGCGCTAGCCGCATGCCGGCAAGAAGCGCGACGGCCATCGTCAGGCTCACGTCCCACCCGCCCGTCACGGCGGCCGGAGCCACCAGCGTTGTGAGCACGGCCGCCGGAACGGCGTTCAGCGCCGCTTCGGCGCGCGGCGGAATGCGCTTCATGCGCGTGATGAAGATATAGCCGCCGACGCGTGTCAGATAGGTCGCGATGGCCCCTGCCGCGATGATCAGCAGCGTCTGGGCATGAAACAGCGTGTCCATAGTCACGCCTCCCCTTCAATGACGTCGCCGATGGGCGCTTCGGCTTCCTTGGCATCGAGCGGCAAAAGCGCGGCGACGGCGATGCCGGCAAGCGCGCCCAGGCTGACATGCCAGGGCGAGCCGACGAAATGCAGCGCGAGGATCGAGCCAGCCCCGGACGCGATCACCACCGGCAGCCAGTTCGCCCGGCTACGGAAGCCGAGCACGAGGCCCATGAAGTAGATCGGCAGCAGCACGTCGATGCCGATGGAGCGGGGATCGCCGATCAGGTTGCCGAGAAAGCCGCCGACCACCGTGAGGCAGAGCCAGGGCACGTAGACGCTAAGGCCGAGCACCATGGACCAGATATAGGTGACGCGGATACCCGCATCGCCCCGCCGCTCGGTCTCGGCGAATTGCGGGTCGGTCAAAAGGAACAGCGACGTCGCCTTCTCGAAGAAGGTGAGATGGCGGATATGCGGCGCGATGGCCGCCGAATAGAGCACATGGCGGAAATTCACCGCGAAGATCGACAGCACCACCAGCCAGGGCGCGACATTGTGGTTGAACAGCTCGACACCGACGAGCTGGCTTGCACCGGCATAGAGCGTCGCGCTCATCAGCGCGGCCTCGGCGATCGTCAGGCCATTGTCGATGGCGACGGCGCCGAACAGGACGGCGAAGGGCGCAGCGGCGATGGCGACGGCAATGCCGCGCCGGAAGGCGTCGCGGATTTCTTCTTTGGTGGCGGGGGTCATGGGTCTTTCTCTTCGAATGGCAAAGCCATAGAGCAGCCAAGACCGACCGGCAAACCAATATGGCTGATGAACCATTCAGCAGGATTGATCGATCAGCGCGTTGGGGCAACCGTTGCTGATGGATGCTGCCCCTCCTCCGTCATCCTCGGGCTTGTCCCGAGGATCTGCTACGTTGGATGTGGGTGGATCCTCGGGACAAGCCCGAGGATGACGGAAGCGGACTTGGAGGCTTGCAGTTCAGCTCTTCTTGAGCTGGAACGTATGCTCCGGCCCGGGGAAGCTGCGGGCCTTCACCTCTTCCGCATAGGTCGCGAACGCCTCGCTCATGATGGGCGCGATATTGGCGAAGTGCTTGACGAAGCGGGGCTTGAAATCCGTGAAGATGCCGAGCACGTCATCCACCACCAGCACCTGCCCGTCGCAGGCCGGCGAGGCGCCGATGCCGATGGTCGGGACCTTGACGTTGCCGGTGATCTCGCGCGCCAGCGGCTCGACCGTGCCCTCGATGACGATGGCGAAGGCGCCGGCCTCATCGATGGCGGCCGCGTCCTTGCGGATCTTCTCGACTTCCTTGTCGTTGCGGCCGAGCGAGCGGTAGCCGCCCGTCGTGTTGATGAGCTGCGGCATCAGGCCGACATGGCCAAGCACCGGAATGCCGCGCTGGGTGAGGAAATGCACCGTCTCGGCCATCTCCGCCCCGCCCTCCAGCTTGACGGCCGAACAGCCGGTTTCCTTCAGCACCCGGGCGGCCGTCGCGAAGGCCTGCTCCTTGGACTGCTGGTAGGAGCCGAACGGCAGGTCGATGACGACGCAGGCGTTGGACGAGCCGCGCATGACGGCCTGGCCATGGGCGATCATCATCTCGACAGTCACACCCACGGTGGAATCGAGACCGTAGAGCACCATGCCGAGGCTGTCGCCGACCAGCATGAAATCGACATGCGGGTCCATGAGCTTGGCGACCGGCGTCGTATAGGCGGTCAGGCTGACGATGGGACGCTCACCCTTGAGGGCCTTGATGTCGGCGGGAGCCAGACGACGCTTGGCGGTGTGTACGCTCATGTCACGCTACCTTTTTTGCATTTTGCGGGCCAAGAACCCTGTTATCGAGGAGCTTCGTGCCCCCAAAGCGCACGAAAAGCAACAAAAGAACCGGCCGGGCGCCGACCGTGTCGATTTCGGCCAGCGTTTCGGGATCGCGCACGGCGACCACTTCCGGCCTCGCCAGCGGCTCGGAGCGGATGAAGGCGGCAACACCTTCCTCCAGCGCGCGCGCATCCGTCTCGCCCACCGCGATCAGCCGCTCGGCCTCTTCCAGCGCGCGCGGCACGATGGCGGCGGCGGCGCGTTCCTCGGCGGAGAGATAGACATTGCGCGACGAGCAAGCCAGTCCGTCCACCTCGCGCACGGTCGGCACGCCGATCACCTCTATGGGCTGGGCGAGATCGAGGACCATGCGGCGGATAATGGTGAGCTGCTGGAAATCCTTCTCGCCGAAATAGGCGCGGTCGGGACCGGCAATGTTGAAGAGCTTGGTGACGACGGTCGCCACGCCGGCGAAATGGCCGGGACGCACCGAGCCTTCCAGCTCCACGCCGAGCTTCGGCACGTCGACCACCGTTTCCATCGGCCGCGGATACATGTCCTCGACGCCGGGCGCGAAGAGATAGTGCACGCCCGCCGCCTCCAGCATCGCCTGATCGCGGGCAAGGTCGCGCGGATAGCGCGCAAGATCCTCGTTGGCGCCGAACTGCAGCGGATTGACGAAGATGGTGGCGACGACGATGTCGTTGTCGGCGAGCGCCCTGCGGGCAAGCTCCATATGGCCGACATGAAGATAGCCCATGGTGGGAACGAGGCCGATCGTGCGACCGTCCAGCCTGTGCGGCGCGAGAGCCGCGCGCAAATCCGCGATGGTGGTGAAGGTCTGCATCGCCATTCCTCCTTGCTCTCGCCCTCTCCCGTGGGCGATGCCGCCCGCATGCCTTCTCGGGAGCATTTCCGGGGGTGGCGTTTTCTATCTTGTGCAGCGCAAAAAGACAATCGGCAAAGACTTTTGCCCCTTATAGCTTAAGCTGCTGGGCAGCTTTGCGTTTTGCGCACTGTACATTTGCGGCAATGACCAGTAGAGAGCGCGCACACACGCTCGTCATTCACGGGCTTGAGAGTGCGGCGCAAGATCGCCGCTGAACCCGAATTCCGAAAGACCCCACATGACGAGTTTCGAAAGCCTCGCTCCGGCGATGGCAAAGGCGTTGGAAAAACGCGGCTATACCACATTGACGCCGGTGCAGATCGCCGTCTCCGACCCCAGGATCGGCGATGCCGACGCGCTGGTCTCCGCGCAGACCGGCTCCGGCAAGACCGTGGCCTTCGGCCTGGCGCTCGCCCCGACGCTGCTGGAAGGCGAAGACCGCTTCGACCGCGCCGGCAGCCCGCTCGCCCTCGTCATCGCCCCGACGCGCGAACTTGCCATGCAGGTCAAGCGCGAGCTGGAATGGCTCTATGAGATGACCGGCGCCGTGATCGCCTCCTGCGTCGGCGGCATGGATGTGCGCACGGAACGGCGCGCGCTTGAGCGCGGTGCGCATATCATCGTCGGCACGCCCGGCCGCCTGCGCGACCACATCACCCGGGGCAATCTCGACCTTTCCGACATCCGCGCCGTCGTTCTCGACGAAGCCGACGAGATGCTGGACCTCGGCTTCCGCGAAGACCTCGAATTCATCCTGGAAGCCGCGCCGGAAGACCGCCGGACACTGATGTTCTCGGCCACCGTGCCGAAGGAGATCGCCGCGCTCGCCAAGAACTACCAGCGCGACGCGATGCGCATCTCGACCGCCGCCGAGAAGGAGCAGCACGTCGACATCGACTATCGCGCCCTGCTCACCGCTCCCGCCGACCGCGAGAACGCCATCATCAACACGCTGCGCTTCTACGACGCGCAGAACGCCATCGTCTTCTGTTCGACGCGTGCAGCCGTGAACCACCTGACGGCCCGTTTCAACAACCGCGGCTTCTCCGTCGTCGCCCTTTCCGGCGAACTCAGCCAGAACGAGCGCACCCATGCCCTTCAGGCCATGCGCGACGGCCGCGCCCGCGTCTGCATCGCCACCGACGTCGCCGCCCGCGGCATCGACCTGCCGAACCTTGAGCTGGTCGTGCATGCCGACCTGCCCACCAATCCCGATACGCTGCTGCATCGTTCGGGCCGCACCGGCCGCGCCGGCCGCAAGGGCGTCAGCGCCCTGATCGTGCCGCTCAACGCCCGCCGCAAGGCCGAGCGCCTGCTCCAGATCGCAAACCTCAAGGCGAACTGGGCGACCCCGCCGTCGGCCGAGGAAATCCTGCGCCGCGACGACGAGCGCCTGCTCGCCGATCCGCTGCTTTCCGACAAGGTCACCGAGGACGAGGAAGCGACCGTCGAGGCGCTGGTCGAAAAGTTCGACGCCCGCCAGCTCGCCGCTGCCGTCACCCGCTTCTTCAAGGCCGGCCGCTCTGCGCCGGAAGACCTGATGGAAGTCTCGCTCGAGCAGCGCAAGCCGCGCGAGCGCAGCAACGACGCCATTCCGGCCGAAACCAAGCGCCCGCGCGACAGCTTCGCCTCCAGCGTCTGGGTCTCCATCTCCGTCGGCCGCAAGCAGCGCGCCGAGCCGCGCTGGCTGATCCCCATGCTCTGCCGCAACGGCAACATCACCAAGAACGAGATCGGCGCGATCAAGATGCAGCCGGAGGAGACCTTCGTGGAACTCTCCGCCGATGCGTCGGACGGTTTCCTCGGCGCGCTCGGGCCGAACAGCATGCTGGAGCGCGGCATCCGCGTGACCGTGCTGGAAGGCATGCCCGACCTCACTCCGCAGTTCTACGAGCGCACGCCCGGCGAGAAGACACCGCGCTACGACCGTCCGGAGCGCCGCGCCGACTGGAAGCCGAAGGGCGAATTCGAGAAGAAGGGTGGCTATGACAAGAAGCCCCGCTTCGAGAAGAAGCGCGACTTCGACAAGCCGGAAGGCGCCAGCGCCAAGCCGCATTGGAAGGACCGCGACAACAAGGGCGACTTCAACAAGGGCGAAGGCGACAAGAAGCCCCGTTTCGAGAAGAAGCGCGATTTCGACAAGCCGGAAGGCGTGAGCGCCAAGCCGCACTGGAAGGATCGCGAAGACGGCGGCAAGAAGCCCGCAAAGCCCTTCGCCGGCGCAAAGCCCTTCAAGGGCAAGCGCGACGAGAAATTCGCCAAGCCCGAAGGCGCGGCCCGCAAGCCCAAGGGCAAGAAGCCGGAACGCGACTGAATGAACGACTGACGGCGCGGACCTTTCGGTTCCGCGCCGTTTTCACACAGCCTTACGGCACGAGACGCCGCGAATGCGGTGAGCCGCCGGCGCTCACGATCCCTTGATCAGCTCGAACCAGCCGTCCTCGTCGATCACCTCGACGCTGAATTCGCGCGCCTTGTCGAGCTTGGAGCCTGCGCCGGGACCGGCAACGACGAGATCGGTCTTCTTCGACACCGAACCCGCCACCTTCGCGCCCAGCCGCTCGGCCATGGCCTTGGCCTCATCGCGCGTCATCTTCTCCAGCGATCCGGTGAAGACCACCGTCTTGCCCGCGACGGGGCTGGACGATACGACGACCGCCTCGGCGGCCTGCGGCGTCACCTCCTCCAGCAACCGGCCGATGACATCGAGATTGCGCGGCTCCTTGTAGAACTCAACCATGGCGCGGGCGACGACCTCGCCGATGCCGTCGATATTGTTCAGCTCGGCCCATGCCTCGCCGGAAAGCGGGGCGGATGCCTTCATCCCTTCCTCGAAGGCGGCATAGGTGCCGTAGGCGCGCGCCAGCAGCTTCGCATTGGTCTCGCCGACATGGCGGATGCCGAGCGCATAGATGAAGCGGTTGAGCGCGATGGAACGGCGGGCGTCGATGGCGTCGTAGAGCTTGCGCACGCTCACCTTGCCGAAGCCATCGATATTCTCCAGCCGGGTCAGGGAAGCCGCCTGCCGCTTCTCCAGCGTGAAGATATCGGGCGCGGTGCGGATCGTGAGGGACGCGTCTTCCGCCTCGAAGAAGAAATCGATCTGCTTGGAGCCAAGCCCTTCGATATCAAAAGCATTGCGCGAGACGAAATGCTTGAGGTGCTCCACCGCCTGCGCGCGGCAGACGAAGCCGCCGGTGCAGCGGGTCACGGAATCGAGCCGGCCCGTCTTCTCGTTGCGCTCGCGCACGGCATGACTGCCGCAGACCGGGCAGGTCTTCGGGAATTCGTAGGACACCGCGTCCGCCGGCCGCTTCTCCATCACGACATCGAGCACCTGCGGGATCACGTCGCCCGCGCGCTGCACGATCACGGTATCGCCGATGCGGATATCGTGTTCCTCTTCGCGGATACGCTCGCCGTTATTGCCGATGCCTTCGATGTAATCGGCATTGTGCAGGGTCGCATTGGTGACGACCACGCCGCCGACCGTGACGGGCGTCAGCCGCGCGACGGGCGTCAGCGCGCCGGTGCGGCCGACCTGGATGTCGATCTTCTCGACCGTCGTGAAGGCCTGCTCGGCCGGGAACTTATGCGCCGTCGCCCAGCGCGGCGAGCGGGAACGGAAGCCGAGGCGCTCCTGAAGCGCCAGTTCGTCCACCTTGTAGACGACGCCGTCGATATCGTAGTCGAGATCCGGCCGGGCAAGGCCGATCTCGCGGTAATGCGCGATGATGTCCTCGACGCGCGAAAGCCGCTGCGTCATCGGGTTGACGGGGAAACCCCAGCCTTTCAGCACCCCGATCATGCCGAACTGCGTATCGGCCGGCATCTCCGACATTTCGCCCCAGGCATAGGCAAAGAAGCGCAGCTTGCGGCTCGCCGTCACCGAGGCGTCGAGCTGGCGCAGCGAGCCGGCCGCCGTGTTGCGCGGGTTGACGTAAGTCTGCTTACCTTCCGCCGCCATCTTCTCGTTGAGGGCGAGGAAGTCGCTCTTGGCCATATAGACCTCGCCGCGCACTTCCACGACGGCCGGCGCGCCGGAAGGCAGCCGGCTCGGGATTTCGGCGATGGTCAAGACGTTCGCGGTGACATTCTCGCCCGTCGTGCCGTCGCCGCGCGTTGCGGCGCTGACGAGGCGGCCATTCTCGTAGCGGATCGACATGGAAAGGCCGTCGATCTTCGGCTCGGCGGTGAAGGCAATGGAATCGTCCGGCAGGCGGCCGAGGAAGCGGTAGACGGAGGCAACGAAGTCGCGCACGTCCTCGTCGGAAAACGTGTTGTCGAGCGACAGCATCGGCCGGGAATGGGTGATCGGCGCGAAAGTCGGCAGCGGCGCGGAGCCGATGCGGCGCGACGGGCTGTCGTCGCGCACCAGCGCGGGAAAGCGCGCCTCGATCTCCTCGTTGCGGCGCTTCAGGGCATCGTAGTCGGCATCCGAAATCTCGGGCGCGTCCTGGCCATGGTAAAGCTCGTCGTTGCGCGCGATCTCCGCCGCCAGGAAAGCAAGCTCGGCCGCGGCCTCTTCTTCGGTCAGGATTTCGACGGGGGTTTTCGCGTTCGCCATGACATGCTCCGGATTGCGGAGTCGTTTTAGAGCAAACTTGGCGAAAGGAAAGTGGCTCCAAAGGGTGGGCCTGCCCCTCATTCCGCTGCCGCGACCTTCTCCCCATAAACGGGGAGAAGGCGGATACCGCCTCGTTTTCCCGCAAACAAACGGCAAACGAAGGATGAGACCATGCCGCAAGTCCCTTCTCCCCGCCTGCGGGGAGAAGGTGCCGGCAGGCGGATGAGGGGCAATCGCCTCAGACGCCGCCCGAAAGCAGCCGTGCCGCCGCCGCCCTTGCCTCATCCGTCACGGACGCACCGGCAAGCATGCGGGCGATCTCCTCCGTGCGCGCGCCGTCGTCCATGCGGGCGACACGGGTGGCGACGGTCTCGCTGCCCTCGACCGGCCCCTTGGAGATGAGAAGATGCGTCGCCGCGCGGGCGGCGACCTGTGGGGCGTGGGTGACGGAGAGCACCTGCACTGTGGCGGAAAGGCGCTTCAGCCGCTGGCCGATGGCATCCGCCACCGCCCCGCCGACGCCGGTGTCGATTTCGTCGAAGACGAGCGTCGGGGCCGAGCCGCGATCGGCGAGCGCCACCTTCAGGGCCAGCAGGAAGCGCGAAAGCTCGCCGCCGGACGCCACCTTCATGATCGGGCCGGGACGCGTGCCCGGATTGGTCTGGACGTGGAATTCGACCGTGTCGATCCCCTCTTCCGCCCCGCCGTCCGGGTCGGTGGCGATCTCGACAGTGAAGCGCGCGCGCTCCAGCTTCAACGCCGGCAATTCGGCCATCACGGCGGCGGCCAGTGCCTCGGCGGCGTGATGGCGCCTTTCCGAAAGCGAGCGGGCGGACATCTCGTAGGCGGCGCGGGTCTCGGTGAGCCGCGCCTGCAATTGCACCAGCCGCTCCTCACCCGCATCGAGGTCGGCCAGATCGGCGATCATCTTGGCGGCAAGGGCCGGCAGGCCGGTAACGGGAACCGAGTATTTGCGCGCGGCGGC
This DNA window, taken from Shinella zoogloeoides, encodes the following:
- the ligA gene encoding NAD-dependent DNA ligase LigA, encoding MANAKTPVEILTEEEAAAELAFLAAEIARNDELYHGQDAPEISDADYDALKRRNEEIEARFPALVRDDSPSRRIGSAPLPTFAPITHSRPMLSLDNTFSDEDVRDFVASVYRFLGRLPDDSIAFTAEPKIDGLSMSIRYENGRLVSAATRGDGTTGENVTANVLTIAEIPSRLPSGAPAVVEVRGEVYMAKSDFLALNEKMAAEGKQTYVNPRNTAAGSLRQLDASVTASRKLRFFAYAWGEMSEMPADTQFGMIGVLKGWGFPVNPMTQRLSRVEDIIAHYREIGLARPDLDYDIDGVVYKVDELALQERLGFRSRSPRWATAHKFPAEQAFTTVEKIDIQVGRTGALTPVARLTPVTVGGVVVTNATLHNADYIEGIGNNGERIREEEHDIRIGDTVIVQRAGDVIPQVLDVVMEKRPADAVSYEFPKTCPVCGSHAVRERNEKTGRLDSVTRCTGGFVCRAQAVEHLKHFVSRNAFDIEGLGSKQIDFFFEAEDASLTIRTAPDIFTLEKRQAASLTRLENIDGFGKVSVRKLYDAIDARRSIALNRFIYALGIRHVGETNAKLLARAYGTYAAFEEGMKASAPLSGEAWAELNNIDGIGEVVARAMVEFYKEPRNLDVIGRLLEEVTPQAAEAVVVSSSPVAGKTVVFTGSLEKMTRDEAKAMAERLGAKVAGSVSKKTDLVVAGPGAGSKLDKAREFSVEVIDEDGWFELIKGS